A genomic stretch from Gorilla gorilla gorilla isolate KB3781 chromosome 20, NHGRI_mGorGor1-v2.1_pri, whole genome shotgun sequence includes:
- the OR1I1 gene encoding olfactory receptor 1I1: MEPENQTKISEFFLQGLSEKPEHQTLLFTMFLSTYLVTIIGNALIILAIITDSHLHTPMYFFLFNLSLIDTLLSSTTVPKMLANIQTQSRAIPFVGCLTQMHAFHLFGTMDSFLLAVMAIDRFMAIVHPLHYLVPMCPHVCGLLLGASWMITNLQSLIHTCLMAQLTFCAGSEISHFFCDLMPLLKLSCSDTHTNELVIFAFGIVMGTSPLSCILLSYIRIFWTVFKILSTRGKWKAFSTCGSHLTVVSLSYGTIFAVYLEPTSPSSSQKDKAAALMCGVVIPMLNPFIYSLQNKDMKAALGKLIGKVASPCPRPEQLLDVYHVPGSLLGARDTEMHPIPYPGGVQSLAGNRDME, translated from the coding sequence atggaaccagaaaaccaaaccaaaatctcagaattctTCCTCCAGGGACTCTCAGAAAAGCCAGAGCATCAGACCCTCCTCTTCACAATGTTCCTCTCCACATACCTGGTCACCATCATTGGAAATGCCCTCATTATCCTGGCCATCATCACGGACTCTCACCTCCACACACCCATGTACTTCTTTCTCTTCAACCTCTCACTCATTGACACCCTATTATCCTCCACCACCGTCCCCAAGATGCTAGCGAACATCCAGACTCAGAGCAGAGCCATCCCCTTTGTGGGCTGCCTCACCCAGATGCATGCCTTCCACCTGTTCGGGACCATGGACAGCTTTCTCCTGGCAGTAATGGCCATCGACCGCTTCATGGCCATTGTCCACCCACTCCATTACTTGGTTCCCATGTGTCCCCATGTCTGTGGGCTGCTGCTGGGAGCATCATGGATGATCACCAACCTCCAGTCTCTCATACACACCTGCCTCATGGCTCAACTGACCTTCTGTGCCGGCTCTGAAATCTCCCACTTCTTCTGTGACCTCATGCCCCTGTTGAAGCTCTCCTGCTCAGACACGCACACCAACGAGCTGGTGATCTTTGCTTTTGGCATTGTCATGGGCACCAGCCCACTCTCCTGCATCCTTCTCTCGTACATCCGCATTTTCTGGACAGTCTTTAAGATCCTTTCTACTCGGGGCAAGTGGAAAGCCTTCTCCACCTGTGGCTCACACCTCACTGTGGTATCACTGTCCTATGGGACCATCTTTGCTGTGTACTTAGAGCCCACATCCCCCAGCTCCTCCCAGAAGGACAAGGCGGCCGCCCTAATGTGTGGAGTGGTCATCCCCATGCTCAACCCCTTTATCTACAGCCTACAGAACAAGGACATGAAGGCAGCCCTGGGGAAGCTCATCGGCAAAGTGGCCAGCCCCTGTCCTAGGCCAGAACAGTTATTGGATGTTTATCATGTTCCAGGATCACTGTTGGGTGCTAGGGACACAGAGATGCATCCCATCCCCTACCCTGGAGGAGTTCAGAGTCTAGCTGGGAACAGAGACATGGAATAA